From Lolium perenne isolate Kyuss_39 chromosome 5, Kyuss_2.0, whole genome shotgun sequence, a single genomic window includes:
- the LOC127299032 gene encoding disease resistance protein RGA5 isoform X2 yields MEDEDVLKRILDGAEDPKDLPLALLQKITGNFSSDRIIGKGAFGEVYRGVLGERIVAVKKIHISVHTIDDKLFRRELTSLMKISHENVIRFLGFCSHEYQKLIKQDGSGKLILASVLERLLCLEYISNGSLDKHITDELRGLDWETRYEIIIGICEGLRYLHGEKIIHMDLKPANILLHNQDDKYIPKITDFGLSRPNENSHTVGKCYGTEGYLAPEYRDHSETTLACDIYSLGAIIIQLVTGCTDIPNEHKISPHFSEDDMLGIKPLELLLPSELKNKTSRSVELTNGTRNCIAFNIELPSLRYIALPEKGIVQPEAKCTVKITVQPRDNSATGSDADKFIVKSMKVSQVLMDEDITQRMFEEAGEVVDDVNLVVAYEPMKPLKLSREDTNMSAEEVPKAKKREIVEFASGKGKNKLGSREKEETDSMDISSRVQGQCTKQTNQHNFYPPQSFSRNYPTNMKYLGGESDRAVDVTSGAMGSLLDKLGKLVTEDYSLDMSIKSDIESLSVDLVMIHLDLPELENVVRAKFFIDEVRELSYNTEDMIDSFMVHVDPDSSSSGFREIMHESVELLQNGTPTYQQIGDVIRDIKGKVQAVADRKNKYIKNVVANASIKATTNLRISAIYEHKERLIGIKAPRDELIRLLEEDGDASKQNLRIISIVGMGGLGKTTLVKAVYDKMKAYCPKAFVSVGQNPDVKTVLKDILDKFVEYFKAENLDVGELIEKIKEILKDKRYFIVIDDIWDSTAWYFINYAFPRNKHGSRVITTTRNHDVALACCENASKYVYRIKPLNDEESRRLFIIRAFGPEILFPDTVRKQEISKYILKKCGGMPLAINSIASLLAGEKDTTWEYIWKSLHALTKGITALENMKKILDLSYTCLPGDLKTCLIYVCMYPEDREIDKKDLLRQWVAEGFVTRKGLLDAEDVAENNFKALINMCLIEPGKIDRYNDEVLSCSVHDIILELIRSKSSEMNFIHVIDGLKDVSGQIRRVSVQHNDKEDSRVLETIKGSLSHARSVLLYRGSLWADFLKYKYVRVLYLENWSYLEGLDLNGIRWLFLLRYLKVQNLGSSVVNLPDQIGGLQQLETIDLEGIQEKNYPPDIVSLPWLRHLSYGRRGSVLPDGIDRLKSLHTLEGVCFHRSSVDNIKGLGELINLRKLEFISSEHKLLNKSFNMRMVALHSSISKLSTSLRILTVRTGFRLDDWNWSRLDACGWSSSMFPRVSNIRELNLSFCILQRCPGWISQLGNLCKFTIYVREVADGITIVAGLPSLAYYSVVSTNPGEKEESVVIHSGIFQSLKHLLFACPKTSLTFEVGAMPKLEKLQIWFRYHMSRRFLPVGVGLLQAETLKKITIVMFEDDMENKSFNYLRSFGYISYHKCRFGSMLTRAFKSHYPDADIKIIFDDNELYDDNKCDAIPDNDEDSCCSEDDDEVVDYEDHDSEDDDEDVDDEDYDSEFLKKKDYDSEDDDEDVDDEDYDSEFSKKKDYDSEDEDEYYDCEEYGGASP; encoded by the exons ATGGAGGACGAAGATGTGCTGAAGCGTATACTTGACGGAGCCGAGGACCCGAAGGATCTTCCATTAGCACTGTTGCAGAAAATCACGGGAAATTTCTCCAGTGACAGAATAATTGGCAAGGGAGCATTTGGAGAGGTTTACAGG GGTGTACTTGGAGAACGGATTGTTGCTGTGAAAAAGATCCATATAAGTGTACACACAATTGATGACAAACTATTTCGTCGTGAGCTTACCAGTCTGATGAAGATTAGTCATGAAAATGTAATCCGCTTTCTTGGGTTCTGTTCTCATGAATATCAAAAACTAATAAAACAGGATGGGTCAGGAAAATTGATCTTGGCCAGCGTATTAGAAAGATTGCTCTGCCTCGAGTACATCAGCAACGGAAGCCTTGATAAACATATTACCG ATGAATTGAGAGGACTTGACTGGGAAACACGTTATGAAATAATCATCGGTATTTGCGAGGGCCTGCGTTATCTTCACGGGGAAAAGATTATTCATATGGATCTTAAACCGGCAAACATATTATTACATAATCAAGATGACAAATATATTCCCAAAATCACGGATTTCGGTTTGTCAAGACCAAATGAAAACTCGCACACTGTCGGTAAATGTTATGGCACAGA AGGATATTTGGCTCCAGAATACAGGGACCATAGCGAAACTACACTCGCATGTGATATATATAGTTTGGGTGCCATAATCATACAATTAGTAACAGGGTGTACGGATATCCCTAACGAACATAAG ATAAGTCCTCACTTCAGTGAAGATGACATGCTAGGGATTAAGCCActcgaactgctgctaccttctgAGCTGAAGAACAAGACATCACGCTCAGTTGAGCTGACCAATGGCACCCGTAATTGCATTGCCTTCAACATTGAACTGCCAAGCCTAAGGTACATCGCACTACCAGAAAAAGGCATTGTGCAACCAGAAGCGAAGTGCACTGTGAAGATAACAGTGCAACCACGAGATAACAGTGCAACCGGAAGCGATGCCGACAAGTTCATCGTGAAGAGTATGAAAGTGAGCCAGGTTCTGATGGATGAAGATATCACACAACGCATGTTCGAAGAGGCCGGTGAAGTTGTTGATGACGTGAACCTGGTGGTTGCATATGAGCCTATGAAGCCCCTGAAACTTTCGAGGGAAGACACCAACATGTCAGCTGAGGAAGTCCCCAAG GCAAAGAAGAGAGAGATTGTTGAGTTTGCTTCCGGAAAGGGCAAAAACAAACTTGGTAGCAGAGAAAAAGAAGAGACAGATTCCATG GACATCAGTTCAAGAGTTCAAGGACAATGTACCAAGCAAACAAATCAGCACAATTTTTACCCTCCACAAAGCTTTTCACGCAATTATCCTACAAACATGAAATACCTAGGGGGCGAGAGTGACCGAGCCGTGGATGTTACAAGCGGGGCTATGGGTAGCCTGCTCgacaagctgggcaagctcgtcaCAGAGGACTACAGTCTAGATATGAGCATCAAGAGTGATATCGAGTCTTTATCGGTAGATCTGGTGATGATTCACCTAGACCTCCCCGAGCTGGAAAATGTTGTCCGGGCCAAGTTTTTCATTGACGAAGTGCGGGAGCTGTCATATAACACAGAGGATATGATTGATAGCTTCATGGTGCACGTCGATCCTGACTCCAGTAGCAGTGGCTTCAGAGAGATTATGCATGAGAGTGTAGAGCTGTTGCAGAATGGCACGCCGACTTACCAgcagattggtgatgtgatcagagACATCAAGGGCAAAGTTCAGGCTGTGGCTGACAGGAAAAATAAATATATCAAAAATGTTGTAGCCAATGCATCTATCAAAGCTACAACTAACCTTCGGATTTCAGCTATATACGAACATAAAGAACGACTCATTGGCATCAAAGCGCCGAGAGATGAGCTGATAAGGCTACTTGAGGAGGATGGTGATGCATCAAAGCAAAATCTGAGGATAATCTCTATCGTCGGAATGGGAGGGTTGGGCAAGACCACACTTGTCAAGGCAGTGTATGACAAGATGAAAGCATACTGTCCTAAAGCTTTTGTTTCAGTGGGTCAGAATCCAGACGTGAAGACAGTTTTGAAAGACATTCTCGATAAATTTGTAGAATATTTCAAAGCAGAGAACTTGGATGTCGGGGAACTCATAGAAAAAATTAAAGAAATTCTCAAGGATAAGAG ATACTTCATAGTAATTGATGATATATGGGACTCCACGGCATGGTATTTTATTAATTATGCATTTCCAAGAAACAAACATGGCAGTAGAGTGATAACAACAACAAGGAACCATGATGTTGCTCTTGCCTGTTGCGAGAATGCAAGCAAATATGTGTATAGGATCAAACCACTCAATGACGAAGAGTCAAGAAGACTATTCATTATAAGAGCATTTGGTCCTGAAATTTTGTTCCCTGATACAGTTCGGAAACAAGAGATTTCAAAATATATTCTGAAAAAATGTGGTGGTATGCCACTTGCTATTAATAGCATAGCAAGCCTTTTGGCTGGTGAGAAAGACACAACCTGGGAGTATATATGGAAATCTTTGCATGCTCTGACCAAAGGAATAACTGCTCTCGAAAATATGAAGAAAATATTGGATCTTAGCTACACATGTCTTCCTGGTGATCTCAAGACATGTCTCATTTATGTTTGCATGTATCCAGAGGATCGCGAAATAGATAAAAAGGATTTGTTGAGGCAATGGGTAGCTGAAGGTTTCGTGACTAGAAAGGGTCTGCTAGATGCAGAGGATGTTGCTGAAAACAACTTCAAAGCGCTCATCAACATGTGTTTGATTGAACCTGGGAAGATAGACCGCTACAATGATGAAGTGTTGTCTTGCAGTGTACACGATATAATTCTTGAGCTTATAAGATCTAAGTCAAGTGAAATGAATTTTATTCATGTAATTGATGGTTTGAAAGATGTGTCAGGGCAGATCCGTCGAGTCTCAGTCCAGCACAATGATAAAGAGGATAGTAGAGTTCTTGAAACAATCAAAGGGTCACTATCACATGCTCGCTCAGTCTTACTTTACCGAGGCTCACTTTGGGCTGACTTTCTGAAGTACAAGTATGTCAGAGTTCTATACCTTGAAAATTGGAGTTATCTAGAGGGCCTAGACCTCAACGGCATCAGGTGGTTGTTTCTTCTAAGGTATTTAAAAGTTCAAAATCTTGGGTCATCTGTGGTGAACCTACCTGATCAAATTGGAGGGCTACAACAATTGGAGACAATAGATCTAGAAGGAATACAAGAGAAAAATTATCCACCAGATATTGTTAGTTTGCCCTGGTTAAGGCATCTCAGTTATGGCAGACGTGGTAGTGTACTGCCTGACGGGATCGACAGGTTGAAATCATTGCACACCCTAGAAGGTGTATGTTTTCATCGAAGTTCGGTAGACAATATCAAGGGCCTTGGTGAACTGATCAACTTGAGAAAACTAGAGTTCATTTCGTCTGAGCATAAACTATTGAATAAATCGTTCAATATGCGTATGGTTGCGTTGCACTCTTCTATCAGCAAGCTATCTACCAGCCTCAGGATCCTTACAGTGAGAACAGGGTTCAGACTGGATGACTGGAACTGGAGTAGACTAGATGCCTGTGGCTGGAGCAGTTCAATGTTCCCTCGGGTGTCTAATATTCGGGAGCTCAATCTAAGTTTCTGCATTCTTCAAAGGTGCCCTGGGTGGATTAGTCAGCTCGGCAACCTCTGCaagtttactatttatgtgcgtgAGGTGGCTGATGGCATCACTATCGTTGCAGGGTTGCCTTCACTCGCCTACTACTCTGTTGTGAGTACTAATCCAGGTGAAAAGGAAGAAAGTGTAGTCATCCACAGCGGGATATTCCAATCACTCAAGCACCTGCTTTTCGCCTGTCCAAAAACGTCACTTACATTCGAAGTCGGGGCTATGCCCAAGCTAGAGAAGCTTCAGATATGGTTCCGTTACCACATGTCTCGCCGATTCCTACCGGTTGGCGTCGGCCTCTTGCAAGCTGAAACCCTTAAAAAAATCACTATAGTTATGTTTGAGGATGACATGGAGAATAAAAGCTTCAATTACCTTCGTTCATTTGGCTATATCTCATACCACAAATGTAGGTTCGGGTCCATGTTGACGAGAGCATTTAAGTCGCATTATCCTGATGCTGACATCAAAATTATATTTGATGATAATGAACTCTATGACGATAACAAATGTGATGCTATTCCTGATAATGATGAAGACTCTTGTTGTAGTGAAGATGATGACGAGGTTGTTGATTATGAAGATCATGATAGTGAAGATGATGACgaggatgttgatgatgaagattaTGATAGTGAATTCTTGAAAAAAAAGGATTATGATAGTGAAGATGATGACgaggatgttgatgatgaagattaTGATAGTGAattctcgaaaaaaaaagatTATGAtagtgaagatgaagatgaatattATGATTGTGAAGAATATGGCGGTGCTTCTCCGTAG